A region of Salinibacter sp. 10B DNA encodes the following proteins:
- a CDS encoding TonB-dependent receptor encodes MTPRVASAQATLSGRVTDGSGTPIPGANVYVKDSDRGGATGEDGRYRLSSIAPGTHTVVVSAVGFRTVEKRLTLEAGTEQRWNVSLRATVLQRDEVVVTGTMRETYVKESPVKVSVVGTERLQQGKTSANLMDLIGSVSGLSTQLNCGVCGTNAIRVNGVEGANTAVLIDGMPIMGALASVYGLNGISPSIIDQVEVIKGPQSTLYGTQALGGVVNILTKDPANTPTISADVYGTSTREGSINLAASPEIGRFKGFVSGNAVRMENYVDENDDGFADQAKRSRLALFGKGTLTGVNGEERLNVAAKLYAEDRTGGPPTFTDDLRGSDEVYGESIYTRRAELLTEYRPSGLDERLRLRGALTYHNQDSYYGPEHYVGTQKIAFGQATWSQSVTEGLDLLMGASARYDMYDDNTPATTVADRRFIPGVFGQGEFSLGDVTVLGGLRFDHHDEHGVVTAPRLSAKYSPSDHTTFRTSAGTGFRVVNVFTEDHAALTGSREVVFEEDLDPERSRSVTASVEHILPFGTNPLTVSVDGFYTRFANKIIPNYDQNPELIVYENLDGVSVTRGFSVRVDQNFTTLPISYDASMTLSDVYTEEDGERQAVTYAPDYMGNVGLSYNINAIGATVEYTGSLTGPKRMPDLYVETYGRDRWSPMFTTHDLKLTKEFLGVNGPSGVGVDAYLTVENLFDYTQGSPLVGQDDPFGRQDDTVFDTIYTWGPMVGRTVSLGVRMTLR; translated from the coding sequence ATGACGCCTCGCGTTGCTTCGGCACAGGCGACCCTTTCCGGTCGCGTCACAGACGGGTCGGGGACGCCGATTCCGGGGGCCAACGTGTACGTGAAAGACTCGGACAGGGGCGGGGCCACAGGCGAGGATGGCCGCTACCGCCTCTCGTCAATCGCTCCTGGCACGCACACAGTCGTCGTGTCCGCCGTTGGGTTTCGAACGGTGGAAAAGCGCCTGACGCTGGAGGCGGGGACGGAGCAGAGGTGGAACGTATCGCTTCGGGCGACGGTGCTGCAGCGCGACGAGGTGGTCGTGACCGGCACGATGCGCGAGACCTACGTGAAGGAGTCGCCAGTGAAGGTGAGTGTCGTCGGAACGGAGCGCCTACAGCAGGGAAAAACGAGCGCCAATCTGATGGACCTGATCGGCAGCGTGAGTGGGCTCTCGACGCAGCTCAACTGCGGGGTGTGCGGCACGAACGCGATTCGGGTGAACGGCGTCGAGGGGGCCAACACCGCGGTGCTCATTGACGGCATGCCCATCATGGGGGCGCTGGCGTCGGTCTACGGACTCAACGGCATCAGCCCGTCCATCATCGACCAGGTGGAAGTCATCAAAGGGCCGCAGTCCACGCTCTATGGCACGCAGGCCCTGGGCGGGGTGGTGAACATCCTCACGAAGGATCCGGCGAACACCCCCACGATCTCCGCCGACGTGTATGGAACGAGCACGCGGGAAGGGAGCATCAACTTGGCAGCTTCGCCAGAGATCGGGCGGTTCAAGGGCTTTGTGAGCGGAAACGCCGTTCGGATGGAGAATTACGTCGACGAGAACGATGACGGCTTTGCCGACCAGGCGAAGCGGTCGCGGCTGGCTCTTTTCGGAAAGGGAACGCTTACCGGTGTGAACGGAGAGGAGCGGCTCAACGTGGCGGCCAAGCTCTACGCCGAGGACCGGACGGGTGGCCCGCCTACCTTTACCGACGACCTGCGGGGCTCGGACGAGGTGTACGGCGAGTCGATCTACACTCGTCGCGCCGAACTGTTGACGGAGTACCGGCCCTCGGGCCTCGACGAGCGGCTGCGCCTGCGCGGGGCGCTCACGTACCATAATCAGGATAGCTACTACGGCCCGGAGCACTACGTAGGGACGCAGAAAATCGCGTTCGGGCAGGCCACCTGGAGCCAGTCGGTGACCGAGGGGCTGGACCTGCTGATGGGAGCGAGTGCTCGATATGACATGTACGACGACAATACGCCGGCCACGACGGTAGCGGACCGACGCTTCATCCCCGGGGTGTTCGGGCAAGGGGAATTCTCATTGGGCGACGTGACAGTGTTGGGCGGGCTTCGTTTCGACCATCACGACGAGCACGGCGTCGTGACAGCGCCCCGCCTCTCGGCCAAGTACAGCCCCTCCGATCATACCACATTCCGCACCAGTGCCGGTACGGGCTTCCGAGTCGTGAACGTCTTCACCGAGGACCACGCGGCGCTTACCGGCTCCCGCGAGGTCGTGTTTGAGGAGGATCTGGACCCGGAGCGCTCTCGCAGCGTCACGGCCAGCGTAGAGCACATCCTCCCCTTCGGTACGAACCCGCTCACCGTGAGTGTGGACGGCTTCTACACGCGGTTCGCCAACAAGATTATTCCCAACTACGACCAGAATCCCGAGCTCATCGTCTACGAGAATCTCGATGGTGTTTCCGTGACCCGCGGGTTTTCGGTGAGGGTGGACCAGAACTTTACCACACTTCCCATCTCCTATGATGCGAGTATGACGCTCTCGGATGTTTATACGGAAGAGGACGGGGAACGGCAGGCGGTGACGTACGCGCCGGACTATATGGGCAACGTGGGGCTTTCGTACAACATCAATGCCATTGGGGCAACGGTGGAGTACACCGGCAGCCTCACCGGTCCGAAGCGGATGCCGGACCTCTACGTCGAGACCTACGGGCGCGATCGGTGGTCGCCCATGTTCACGACGCATGACCTCAAGCTCACGAAAGAATTTCTGGGCGTGAATGGGCCGTCGGGGGTGGGGGTTGACGCCTACCTCACGGTGGAAAACCTCTTCGACTACACGCAGGGGAGTCCGCTCGTGGGACAGGACGATCCGTTCGGGCGGCAGGACGACACGGTGTTCGACACCATCTACACCTGGGGGCCGATGGTCGGGCGCACGGTCTCGCTGGGCGTGCGGATGACCCTGCGGTAG
- the lipB gene encoding lipoyl(octanoyl) transferase LipB, with product MSAREELIVCHLGRTAYTSAWSLQEAVQERLITAKRSPDADPVPHVLLLLEHPHVYTLGKSGDAENVLMSEERLNELGATFHRIGRGGDVTYHGPGQLVGYPLLDLDRLFTDLGRYLRTLEEIIIRTCAEWSVTGTRVDGRTGVWVGPDERGLERKICAMGVRCSRWVTMHGFAMNVTTDLDYFDHIVPCGIKDRGVTSLAEETDASVEMAAVRAPIVRHFEELFEVDVTALRGSEARGFLRGFVDTAEALESTLQTADD from the coding sequence ATGTCTGCGCGCGAAGAACTTATCGTCTGTCATCTGGGCCGGACGGCGTACACGTCGGCCTGGAGTCTGCAGGAGGCAGTACAGGAGCGGTTGATTACGGCGAAGCGCAGCCCGGACGCCGATCCCGTGCCACACGTCTTGCTGCTTCTGGAGCACCCACACGTTTACACCCTGGGCAAGAGCGGGGATGCTGAGAATGTATTGATGTCGGAGGAGCGGCTTAACGAGCTGGGTGCGACGTTTCACCGCATTGGGCGAGGAGGCGACGTGACGTATCATGGCCCCGGCCAGCTTGTCGGCTATCCACTCCTTGACCTCGATCGCCTCTTTACTGATCTGGGGCGCTACCTGCGCACGCTCGAAGAGATCATCATTCGCACCTGTGCCGAGTGGTCTGTGACGGGGACCCGGGTCGACGGGCGGACGGGCGTGTGGGTGGGGCCGGATGAACGGGGGCTGGAGCGCAAGATCTGTGCGATGGGCGTGCGCTGCAGCCGCTGGGTCACGATGCACGGCTTTGCTATGAACGTGACGACAGACCTTGACTACTTCGATCACATTGTGCCGTGCGGCATCAAGGACCGAGGCGTAACCTCGCTGGCGGAAGAGACGGATGCTTCTGTAGAGATGGCGGCGGTGCGGGCGCCGATTGTTCGGCACTTCGAGGAGTTGTTTGAGGTGGACGTGACGGCGCTGCGTGGCAGTGAGGCCCGCGGCTTTCTTCGAGGGTTTGTCGATACTGCCGAGGCGTTGGAGTCGACGCTTCAGACGGCCGACGACTGA
- the sprA gene encoding cell surface protein SprA, translating to MDQVRPGGGARLCPWKGRICVVVALLCGGIVGGEPAVAQERPAPDTTAADTAAAVPPSQPREGPPSRALTSPSLDSLEAGGEPVASPPTGALVADSLTGVESSAVPDTGLVARYLPSSRRPSGALFGAQSPFLGPRIRTVQKRSVSLDSSSLHYTLDDGPYTQGPMRVDAEVYRRESYRANVRDNWTSLVEQRRRQRAERGGVGVRMTVPGGRESAFTTIFGKPQVDLRVNGQADINAGFKYSKNDRQGARTGDATQLDPSFKQDLRLGITGTIGDKMQINVDWDTNNQFDYQNQVKLEYTGYEDEIIQSVEAGNVFLETPSQLISGGQSLFGIKGTFQLGNLSFTTIASQQEGQSNSLSIEGGAETTEFSLQPTDYDEGTHFFLGYYFRNSWNVAHEDPTSIRPPVDQIENIEVWKLQTSSSASEEADVRRVAATVDLGESPRLLQQADEYTERVLPSPEADQYTESDIAALRDGENTSVSNYVESGANLAQPLQTQDWEEGNFKKLEKGRDYRLDDRLGFISLNQRLRPNEALAVAYKYRVNGQVRQIGDFAAEQGGTTGGVKADRLMLKLIRPTNPVAPGPNATDEPSSWFLEMRNVYRLSGRGFTANNFELDVEYKPSGQGATTTLSDISNAPLLQILGLDRVNQSGAPTPDNEFDFTPQVINEGEGLIYFPYLRPFGERILDVAAQEGNRTDGQPYAFENLYLKKKSNAEKEDTEKNVYSMTGSYKGQAQGFYDLKAFTGLVEGSVKVTSGGQALQEGTDYVVDYQSGTVNITNQSYLTDGREINISYEQQSIANLQKKTLLGARADWNLQDRFALGATVMQLSQKSPVDKYRIGQEPINNTIWGVDGSMELEPRWLTQAVDALPLVQTRAESQLSLSGEFAQLRPGHTRTEAFERTVQDVKNSETDSYAPDERSGISYVDDFEGFENTFSLRQQLNSWQISAAPDSLGFGADMSDRARTHWRGSLAWYQLNQQIVEDLEGKVAQRGPAEATELLDVRDVFDRDTRGSANPTLRSLDFYFNPWKRGPYNYTSDLVSFFRNPTRVWGGVTRQLPEGYTDFSVQNVEFVEFIVKPYPQNGQITDGAKLYLNLGTISEDVIPNDRLNSENGLALTFDENDLDELSRIASGSQAGASIDVRNGRTEDLGLDGLVSYTSDPYEPGMLERNFYSDFVAQADSLAAEGGQLGLTSAQLDRLQAEVARIQGDPSADDYHFYGNDRYFDDTEIFPDGATLQQRFAHYYAGQELNSFEAQNQLAEGVSTRRGITGTPDTEDLDGTGGSANITNNYYQYAIPLDSLDQRAQSDEGPTDYVVSKVGRNRDWYKVRIPVSAFTDRVGNIQDFTRIQSIRLWTTGHRAPITMRFASMELVGSQWRKSPPVAQQPVDRGTVMDQGEGELRVASVNNEEDPDYEPPVGAIVSRSRTSTGVQRENREQALLLNVNELEAGRQRGVFKTYQQGLDLLKYSNLRMYTHVHGASNSPQVKERIRKNLRFFVRLGANETGDYYEYEQPLTPNNLPGTEGASGLWQEQNEMNLLLSTLSQLKTARDQSGEQIDTTFTSDRVDLPLDFAPEGTRLKIRGTPSLDGINTVVIGVRHVGDPTSAPPLRNVELWVNELRVSGFDEEGGWATTTTANIGLADLATVQGSFQRQTDGFGSLSSTLDEREQANSTSWNVRTDVNLDVLLPRRQGWSIPVTMQLQSSLTAPQFDPERGDVRISEIQDQFDILPDSTVRREFGDKYPDQSPTEIRETLKDSVRRASQSYNLRRTVTANVSKDGSNSWWVRNTMDATTLNFSYFDRTARSPQRLLNDQWSWSGSFEYQVDFGQPRTIQPLGFLPGMLGDVGFNYVPTSLSFSGSAERELSTTRSRPSGRTDPSQPVRIANPFRETQNFTHNRNFSLQYDPFGFLGLSFDTNTQQTLNDLASRTQRNLIFSEQSVVGRRTLTDVDTSAFFRNPGAFLSDLPDSTGVLRDQLGETIFVENRLLEKSEGEIFRALVLGDVSPRTNNYRQRLSATLRLGILDRKALNWIGVQDVNYQSSFDWQNGAKGSFTGASVRNSVTLRTGVSLHPNRVWERFGFYERLKQAQREAGREESGSAEARSEGSGRSEGPTPGTEEGAVTDSTDGGVQFSDLPLPNPVRILRGAALMVMDIQDLTVNYNGEFSSRSTGVGRPVTNATGVVDVRTHYSLFDAIQGQGPPLGYRLGLRRSIDTTNRVFQDVQVTDNLTNRHRFEARTALSPSSAFNIDLNWNVSWSTQPQIQFQPGGQNGPVPGGGEASSGLQRFRSESGNASASIWAFGSYQSFFERQLNTFRRNVESPETVWEADEVALIRSSVVADFREAYLTGGGRIGGSGFAPFPMPGWTVRYSGLSNWPFIKQVTESVSLNHSYNAEYQTGFNSLATAGDSTTITVVGETFNYIEPEYEPQSIQIQEQYQPIIGIDITWPWELQTSLEWNRRITTALRGKNVVERQTGELSGRLSFSKRGLSLPFFPRIQNRIRFSFTLSRSVSDEREYLVTQALQQARSELDSYDPTRATQGENVDILTKTTRLTMTPKISYSVSNRVTADFQLDFERFDVTQGQQTSYTNVNGTFNVSVSISQN from the coding sequence ATGGATCAGGTGCGCCCGGGAGGGGGAGCGCGCCTCTGTCCGTGGAAGGGTCGGATCTGTGTCGTTGTGGCGTTGCTGTGTGGGGGGATCGTCGGGGGAGAGCCGGCGGTTGCCCAGGAGCGCCCGGCTCCCGACACAACGGCCGCCGACACGGCCGCGGCTGTGCCGCCCTCCCAGCCGAGGGAAGGCCCTCCCTCGCGCGCACTCACGTCTCCGTCGCTCGACAGTCTTGAGGCAGGGGGCGAACCCGTCGCTTCTCCCCCGACCGGGGCACTCGTGGCAGATTCCCTCACGGGTGTAGAGTCCTCCGCGGTGCCCGATACCGGGCTCGTAGCGCGCTATCTTCCGTCGTCGCGCCGCCCCTCCGGTGCGCTCTTTGGGGCGCAGTCTCCCTTTCTCGGCCCGCGGATTCGTACAGTACAGAAGCGTTCGGTCTCGCTCGACTCGTCAAGCCTCCACTACACCCTCGACGACGGCCCCTACACCCAAGGGCCGATGCGTGTAGATGCAGAGGTGTACCGGCGAGAGAGCTACCGGGCCAACGTGCGGGACAACTGGACCTCACTGGTAGAGCAGCGACGGCGGCAACGGGCCGAGCGGGGCGGCGTGGGCGTGCGCATGACGGTGCCCGGAGGGCGAGAGAGTGCGTTCACCACCATCTTCGGGAAGCCCCAGGTGGACCTCCGGGTCAACGGACAGGCCGATATCAATGCCGGGTTCAAGTACAGCAAGAATGACCGGCAGGGCGCGCGCACCGGCGACGCCACGCAGCTGGATCCGAGCTTTAAGCAGGACCTGCGGCTTGGCATCACCGGCACCATCGGCGACAAGATGCAGATCAACGTCGATTGGGACACGAATAATCAGTTTGACTATCAGAACCAGGTAAAGCTGGAATACACCGGATACGAGGATGAGATTATCCAGAGTGTGGAAGCCGGCAACGTATTTCTGGAAACGCCCTCCCAACTCATCAGCGGAGGACAGAGCCTCTTCGGCATTAAGGGGACGTTTCAGCTCGGGAATCTGAGCTTTACCACGATCGCCAGTCAGCAGGAAGGGCAGTCCAACAGTCTCTCCATCGAAGGCGGGGCCGAGACCACGGAGTTCTCGCTGCAGCCCACCGACTATGATGAGGGCACACACTTCTTCCTCGGCTACTACTTCCGCAACAGCTGGAATGTGGCCCACGAGGATCCGACGAGCATTCGCCCCCCCGTCGACCAGATCGAAAACATCGAGGTATGGAAACTGCAAACCTCCAGCAGCGCCAGCGAGGAGGCAGACGTGCGGCGTGTGGCCGCGACGGTGGATCTGGGCGAGTCGCCCCGGCTTCTTCAACAGGCCGACGAATACACAGAGCGTGTATTGCCGTCCCCAGAGGCGGATCAATACACGGAGAGCGACATCGCCGCGTTGCGCGACGGAGAGAATACGTCGGTCTCGAACTACGTCGAGTCGGGAGCGAATTTGGCTCAGCCCCTTCAGACGCAGGACTGGGAAGAGGGCAACTTTAAGAAGCTCGAAAAGGGACGCGATTACCGGCTCGACGATCGATTGGGCTTTATCTCCTTGAACCAGCGCCTGCGTCCCAACGAAGCGCTGGCCGTGGCGTACAAGTACCGCGTGAACGGACAGGTACGACAGATTGGCGACTTTGCGGCAGAGCAGGGAGGCACGACCGGCGGGGTGAAGGCCGATCGCCTCATGTTGAAGCTCATTCGTCCCACCAATCCCGTGGCGCCCGGCCCAAACGCGACCGACGAGCCGTCGTCCTGGTTCCTGGAGATGCGCAACGTCTACCGGCTCAGTGGGCGCGGTTTCACCGCAAACAATTTCGAGCTCGACGTCGAGTACAAGCCGTCCGGACAAGGAGCTACGACCACGCTTTCGGACATCTCGAACGCGCCGCTCCTCCAAATCCTCGGGCTGGACCGGGTCAATCAGAGCGGAGCTCCGACCCCGGACAATGAGTTTGACTTTACGCCTCAGGTCATTAACGAGGGGGAAGGACTCATCTACTTTCCCTATCTCCGGCCCTTCGGGGAGCGCATTCTCGACGTTGCGGCACAAGAGGGCAATCGCACAGACGGGCAGCCGTACGCGTTCGAAAATCTGTACCTCAAGAAAAAGAGCAATGCGGAGAAGGAGGATACCGAAAAGAACGTCTACAGCATGACGGGGTCCTACAAGGGGCAGGCGCAGGGCTTCTACGACCTGAAGGCCTTTACCGGGCTCGTGGAGGGATCCGTAAAAGTCACCTCGGGCGGACAGGCGCTGCAGGAAGGCACCGACTACGTGGTCGACTATCAGAGCGGCACGGTCAACATCACGAATCAGTCGTACCTGACGGACGGGCGCGAGATCAATATTTCGTACGAGCAGCAGAGCATCGCAAACCTACAAAAGAAGACGCTGCTCGGGGCGCGGGCCGATTGGAACCTGCAAGACCGGTTTGCCCTCGGGGCTACGGTCATGCAGCTCAGTCAAAAGTCGCCCGTCGACAAATATCGGATTGGGCAGGAGCCCATCAACAACACCATCTGGGGGGTCGACGGCTCCATGGAACTGGAGCCGCGCTGGCTCACGCAGGCAGTCGACGCGTTGCCCCTGGTGCAGACCCGGGCGGAGAGTCAGCTGTCTCTGTCGGGCGAGTTTGCCCAGCTGCGCCCCGGCCACACCCGCACCGAGGCGTTCGAGCGAACTGTGCAGGACGTGAAGAACAGTGAGACGGACAGCTACGCGCCTGATGAGCGGAGCGGCATCTCGTACGTGGATGACTTCGAGGGCTTTGAGAATACTTTTTCCCTCCGTCAGCAACTCAACTCCTGGCAGATCAGTGCCGCGCCGGACTCGCTCGGGTTTGGCGCCGACATGAGCGATCGCGCTCGGACGCATTGGCGCGGAAGCCTGGCCTGGTACCAGCTCAACCAGCAAATTGTCGAGGACCTCGAAGGGAAAGTCGCTCAGCGGGGGCCGGCGGAGGCCACAGAGCTTCTCGACGTGCGCGACGTCTTCGATCGGGACACCCGCGGCTCGGCCAATCCTACGCTCCGGTCGCTCGACTTCTATTTCAATCCCTGGAAGCGTGGGCCGTACAATTATACCTCGGATCTTGTGTCCTTCTTCCGCAATCCCACCCGTGTGTGGGGTGGGGTGACCCGACAGTTGCCGGAAGGATATACCGATTTTTCGGTGCAGAACGTCGAGTTCGTCGAGTTCATCGTGAAGCCGTATCCTCAAAACGGCCAGATCACCGACGGGGCGAAGCTCTACCTCAACCTCGGCACCATTTCCGAAGACGTGATTCCCAATGATCGGCTCAACTCCGAAAACGGACTCGCACTCACCTTTGACGAAAACGACCTCGATGAACTGAGCCGGATTGCGAGCGGAAGTCAGGCCGGAGCCTCCATTGACGTGCGGAATGGGCGCACGGAAGACCTGGGACTGGACGGACTGGTGTCGTACACCAGCGATCCATACGAGCCCGGGATGCTTGAACGCAATTTCTACAGCGACTTCGTGGCCCAGGCCGACAGCCTGGCGGCAGAGGGCGGGCAGCTTGGGCTGACGTCGGCTCAGCTTGACCGGCTGCAGGCTGAGGTGGCGCGCATTCAGGGCGACCCGTCGGCCGACGATTATCACTTCTACGGCAATGACCGCTACTTCGACGATACAGAGATTTTTCCGGACGGCGCGACCCTCCAGCAGCGATTTGCGCACTACTACGCCGGGCAGGAGCTGAATAGCTTCGAGGCGCAGAACCAGCTGGCTGAGGGGGTGTCCACGCGGCGCGGCATTACGGGCACGCCGGACACCGAGGATCTCGATGGAACCGGGGGCAGTGCCAACATCACCAACAACTATTACCAGTATGCCATTCCCCTCGACTCGCTGGACCAGCGGGCTCAATCCGACGAGGGGCCTACCGATTACGTCGTAAGCAAGGTGGGGCGGAATCGCGACTGGTACAAGGTGCGAATTCCGGTGAGTGCGTTCACGGATCGGGTAGGCAACATTCAGGACTTTACGCGGATCCAGTCCATTCGCCTGTGGACGACGGGCCACCGGGCGCCCATTACGATGCGGTTCGCGTCGATGGAGCTGGTGGGAAGCCAGTGGCGCAAGTCGCCGCCGGTGGCGCAACAGCCGGTGGACCGGGGGACGGTGATGGACCAAGGGGAGGGGGAGCTCCGCGTGGCCAGTGTCAATAATGAGGAGGACCCCGACTACGAGCCGCCCGTGGGGGCCATTGTGAGCCGGAGCCGGACCTCGACGGGCGTGCAGCGTGAAAATCGGGAGCAGGCGCTTTTGCTCAATGTCAACGAGCTGGAGGCGGGGCGGCAGCGGGGCGTGTTTAAAACCTATCAGCAGGGATTGGACCTGTTGAAGTATTCCAACCTGCGGATGTACACCCACGTCCACGGGGCGTCGAACAGCCCGCAAGTAAAAGAGCGCATTCGGAAAAACCTCCGGTTCTTTGTGCGGCTGGGGGCCAACGAGACCGGCGATTACTACGAGTATGAACAGCCCCTGACCCCGAATAATCTGCCGGGGACCGAAGGGGCCTCGGGGCTGTGGCAGGAGCAGAACGAGATGAATCTGCTGCTCAGTACCCTTTCGCAACTCAAGACGGCGCGCGACCAAAGTGGGGAGCAGATCGACACGACCTTTACGTCCGACCGGGTGGACCTGCCGCTTGACTTTGCCCCGGAGGGGACCCGGCTCAAGATTCGGGGCACTCCGTCCCTCGACGGCATCAACACGGTCGTGATCGGGGTGCGGCACGTAGGAGATCCAACCTCGGCTCCGCCTCTCCGAAACGTCGAACTCTGGGTGAATGAGCTTCGGGTCAGCGGCTTCGATGAGGAAGGCGGCTGGGCCACCACGACAACAGCAAACATCGGGCTGGCCGACCTGGCCACGGTGCAAGGGAGTTTCCAGCGCCAAACAGACGGGTTCGGATCGCTTTCCAGTACCCTGGACGAGCGGGAACAGGCCAACAGCACGAGCTGGAACGTGCGCACTGATGTGAATCTCGACGTCCTCCTTCCCCGCCGGCAGGGGTGGAGCATTCCCGTGACGATGCAACTGCAGTCGAGCCTCACGGCCCCGCAGTTCGATCCCGAGCGGGGCGACGTGCGCATCAGCGAAATTCAGGATCAGTTCGACATTCTGCCGGACTCCACCGTTCGGCGAGAATTCGGAGACAAGTATCCGGATCAGTCCCCCACCGAGATTCGAGAAACGCTGAAGGACAGCGTACGGCGGGCCTCGCAGTCTTATAACCTTCGCCGCACCGTTACGGCCAACGTGTCGAAGGACGGATCCAACTCCTGGTGGGTGCGGAATACGATGGACGCGACGACCCTGAACTTCTCGTATTTCGATCGGACGGCCCGCAGTCCGCAGAGACTGCTCAACGATCAGTGGAGCTGGTCGGGATCGTTTGAGTACCAGGTGGATTTCGGCCAGCCCCGCACGATACAGCCTCTCGGGTTTCTTCCGGGGATGCTGGGAGACGTGGGATTCAACTACGTGCCGACCTCGCTTTCCTTCAGTGGAAGCGCCGAGCGTGAATTGTCCACTACACGCAGCCGTCCCTCGGGCCGCACCGATCCGTCACAGCCGGTCCGCATTGCCAACCCGTTTCGCGAAACGCAGAACTTCACGCACAATCGCAACTTCAGCCTTCAATACGACCCCTTCGGGTTCCTCGGGCTCAGCTTTGATACCAACACGCAGCAGACGCTGAACGATCTTGCGTCGCGGACGCAGCGCAATCTGATTTTCTCGGAGCAGTCGGTGGTGGGGCGTCGGACCCTCACAGACGTAGACACCAGTGCCTTCTTCCGGAATCCGGGCGCCTTCCTCTCGGATTTACCAGACAGCACGGGGGTTCTTCGGGACCAGCTTGGCGAGACGATTTTCGTGGAGAATCGCCTGTTGGAGAAGTCGGAGGGGGAGATCTTTCGGGCGCTTGTGTTGGGGGACGTGAGCCCGCGCACAAACAACTACCGGCAACGGCTCTCGGCCACCCTCCGGCTCGGGATTCTCGATCGGAAGGCACTCAATTGGATTGGGGTGCAGGACGTGAACTACCAGTCGTCGTTTGACTGGCAGAATGGGGCCAAGGGAAGCTTCACCGGTGCCAGCGTGCGGAACTCCGTGACCCTGCGGACGGGGGTGAGCCTGCATCCGAACAGGGTGTGGGAGCGATTTGGGTTCTACGAGCGCCTGAAGCAGGCCCAGCGGGAGGCCGGTCGGGAGGAATCGGGCTCGGCGGAGGCCCGTTCCGAGGGAAGCGGGCGAAGCGAAGGTCCTACCCCTGGGACTGAGGAAGGGGCTGTGACCGACAGCACAGACGGGGGCGTTCAATTCAGTGATCTTCCGCTGCCGAATCCGGTCCGTATTCTCCGAGGGGCGGCGCTCATGGTGATGGACATTCAGGACCTCACGGTGAACTACAACGGGGAGTTTTCCTCGCGCTCCACTGGGGTGGGCCGTCCCGTGACCAACGCAACCGGGGTAGTGGATGTGCGCACCCATTACAGCTTGTTCGATGCTATTCAGGGGCAGGGGCCGCCCCTGGGCTATCGGCTCGGCCTTCGACGGTCGATCGACACCACCAATCGGGTGTTTCAGGACGTGCAGGTGACGGATAATCTTACGAACCGTCATCGGTTTGAGGCGCGAACGGCCCTATCGCCGAGCTCCGCTTTCAATATCGACTTGAACTGGAACGTAAGCTGGAGCACCCAGCCGCAGATTCAGTTTCAGCCAGGCGGACAAAACGGGCCGGTGCCCGGGGGGGGAGAGGCATCGTCGGGGCTGCAGCGGTTTCGGAGCGAGAGCGGCAATGCTAGCGCCTCGATCTGGGCGTTTGGGTCCTACCAATCATTCTTTGAACGACAACTGAACACCTTTCGACGCAATGTGGAATCGCCGGAGACGGTCTGGGAGGCCGATGAGGTGGCATTGATTCGGTCGTCGGTGGTGGCCGATTTTCGAGAGGCCTACCTCACCGGAGGGGGACGCATTGGGGGGAGCGGCTTTGCCCCCTTTCCCATGCCAGGGTGGACGGTTCGCTACTCGGGGCTTTCCAATTGGCCGTTCATCAAGCAGGTGACGGAGAGCGTTTCGCTCAATCATAGCTACAACGCTGAGTACCAAACGGGCTTCAACTCGCTCGCGACAGCGGGCGACTCGACCACCATTACCGTCGTTGGGGAGACGTTCAACTACATTGAGCCCGAGTACGAACCCCAGTCCATCCAGATTCAGGAGCAGTATCAGCCCATTATCGGCATCGATATTACGTGGCCGTGGGAGCTGCAGACTAGTCTCGAATGGAACCGGCGCATCACTACGGCCCTTCGCGGAAAAAATGTCGTGGAGCGGCAGACCGGGGAATTGTCCGGGCGCCTCTCGTTCAGCAAGCGCGGGCTCAGCCTCCCCTTCTTCCCGCGCATTCAGAATCGCATTCGGTTCTCCTTTACGCTCAGCCGGTCGGTCAGCGACGAGCGTGAGTACCTGGTCACGCAAGCCTTGCAGCAGGCCCGATCGGAGCTCGACAGCTACGATCCGACCCGAGCCACTCAGGGCGAAAATGTCGACATTCTGACGAAGACGACCCGTCTCACGATGACGCCGAAGATTTCTTACAGCGTCAGCAACCGCGTGACGGCCGATTTCCAACTCGACTTTGAGCGGTTCGACGTGACGCAGGGACAGCAGACCTCCTACACGAACGTCAACGGCACCTTCAATGTGAGTGTCAGCATCTCGCAAAACTAA